DNA from Salinispora arenicola:
CAGGGTGAACCTGCTGGTGCCCGGAGTCGGCGTCGGCGGATCCTGCCTGACCAAGGACCCGTGGATGGCATGGCGGGACGGCCGGGACCGGGGGGTGCGGCTCCGTACCGTCGAGACCGCTCGGGCGGTCAACGACGACATGCCCGGTCACGTCGCCTCCGTCATCGTCGACGAGCTGCTGGGGCTGGGACGGGGCCCGACGGACAGCCCGATCGCGGTACTGGGAGCGGCCTTCAAGAGCGACACCGGCGACGTGCGTAACACACCGGTCCGCGACGTGGTGGTGGCGCTACGGGAGAACGGGTTCCCGGTCCGGGTCTTCGACCCACTCGCCGATCCGGCCGCGCTCCTCGACCGCTTCGGCATCCCACCGGCGGCCAGCCTGGACGAGGCGGTACGCGGCGCGGGCTGCCTGGCCTTCCTAGCCGGGCACCGGGAGTTCCAGCGACTCGACTTCGCCGCGCTCGCCGAGCTGGTGGATGTGCCCTGCCTGGTCTTCGACGGCCTCCTGCACCTGCCTCCGGCGCGTGTCCGCGAGCTACACCAGCTCGGCTTCGCCTACCGCGGGATCGGACGGTGACGACAGTGCGCAGATGCCTGGTCACCGGCGGCTTCGGCTTCCTCGGTAGCCATGTGGTCGAACGGCTGCTGCACCGGGGGGACGAAGTCGTGGTCTACGACCCGGCCGGACCACCACCGGACCTGCGCGCTCCCGCCGGCCGTCTTCGGCACGTGCCCGGCGACGTCCGGGACGCCGAGCGCCTGATCACCGCCGCCGAGGGCGTGGACGAGGTCTACCACCTGGCAGCGGTCGTCGGTGTCGACCGCTACCTGCGGCGGCCGCTCGACGTGGTGGAGGTCAACGTGGGCGGAACCCACAACACGCTGCGGGCGGCCCGGCGCGCCGGCGCGCGGATCGTGGTGTCCAGCACCAGCGAGGTCTACGGGCGCAACCCCCGCGTGCCGTGGCGGGAGGACGACGACCGGGTGCTCGGCAGTACCGCGACCGACCGGTGGTCGTACTCGACGAGCAAGGCAGCGGCCGAACACCTCGCCTTCGCGTACCACCGACAGGAGGGGCTGCCGGTGACGGTGCTGCGGTACTTCAATGTCTACGGTCCACGCCAGCGTCCGGCGTACGTGTTGAGCCGTAGCATCGTCCGCATGCTGCGGGGCGAACCGGCCGTGGTGTACGACGACGGCCGGCAGACCCGGTGTTTCACCTGGGTGGACGAGGCGGTGGAGGCGACGCTGTCGGCTGCGGGACTGCCTCGGGCGGTCGGCGAGTGTTTCAACATCGGCAGCAGCGTGGAGACGACCATCGGCGAGGCGATCCGCATGGTCGGCAGCGTCGCCGGCGCGCCCGGGCCGGCCCTGACCGTACCTACCGGGGCCGGCCCGGGCGCTCACTACCAGGACATTCCCCGCCGGCTCCCGGACTGCGGCAAGGCCGCGGCGCTGTTGGGGTGGCGGGCTCGAATGCCGCTGCTGGAGGGCCTGGGCCGGACCGTCGAGTGGGCCCGCCGAAATCCGTGGTGGACGGCGCAGGCCGACGACGGGCTGGGGGTCCGTTAGGACACCGGAATCCGCTCGGCAACGTTTGCGAAGCAGGTTGGCGAGGGCCGACCGAAAGCGGCGGGTTTCCACCTGCGAACAGAACATCAACCGCGGTTCTACTCCATTCTTCGTGGGACACCGCCCCGCCGGGAAAGCAGTTCACATCAGCCCGTGCGTAATCAGGCATATTTGCCAGACAACGGCTGGTGATGACGAATGAAGCTCGGCGAGGGTGCCGGCGTAGAGCGCGATCGCGGTCTCGCTAATTTCTTGCAGGCGTCGCTATCCAGATCGCCGCACGTCTCTCCGCCACCCGTTCGGTCGGCCACGAACAATCCGCGCCCGCTCAGCCACCCCTCGACGTTCCGGGCGTCGCGGCCCGTCGCGGCGAAGGCGGACAGGCGCTCCGCCCGGGTGAACATGGTCAGCAGCCCGATCTGACTGAACTCGCGGATCCCGGCGGCGTCGCCGACAAGCCAGCGTTCCTCCATTCGGGTGACCCGCCCGTACCGGGTGGAGTGCGAGACCCGGGCCACCGTCCGCCCCACCCCGGCTCCCGCGCCGGGTCCCCCGCCGACGAGCCGTCGACGAAGCGATCCGGAAACCACCAGGGTTCCAGCACGAGCACACGACCCGGGACCAGGTGCGCGGACATCGCGGCGATGGCGGCCCACAGTCTTCGCCCGGCCTACCGATGCTGAGACGGCTGAGCGGCACCGCGTCATGTCGGCCCCGGTCGGCCGCGTCGAGCCACAGGTTCGGCCTCAGTCGGCCGCG
Protein-coding regions in this window:
- a CDS encoding NAD-dependent epimerase/dehydratase family protein yields the protein MTTVRRCLVTGGFGFLGSHVVERLLHRGDEVVVYDPAGPPPDLRAPAGRLRHVPGDVRDAERLITAAEGVDEVYHLAAVVGVDRYLRRPLDVVEVNVGGTHNTLRAARRAGARIVVSSTSEVYGRNPRVPWREDDDRVLGSTATDRWSYSTSKAAAEHLAFAYHRQEGLPVTVLRYFNVYGPRQRPAYVLSRSIVRMLRGEPAVVYDDGRQTRCFTWVDEAVEATLSAAGLPRAVGECFNIGSSVETTIGEAIRMVGSVAGAPGPALTVPTGAGPGAHYQDIPRRLPDCGKAAALLGWRARMPLLEGLGRTVEWARRNPWWTAQADDGLGVR